In Topomyia yanbarensis strain Yona2022 chromosome 2, ASM3024719v1, whole genome shotgun sequence, one DNA window encodes the following:
- the LOC131685318 gene encoding tetratricopeptide repeat protein 28 isoform X1, with the protein MRAHKFQLSEFIFSNEPEGTPELPAANRALFLEKVRQSNTACQNGDFTTAVQLYTDALSLDPSNHILYSNRSAARLKQGQFALALQDATRARELCPQWPKAYFRQGVALQCLGRYGEALAAFSSGLAQDPNSKQLLAGLVEASIKSPLRHALEPTFQQLKAMKLDQSPFVVISVVGQELLGAGQYHSAVTVLESALRIGSCSLKLRGSVFSALSSAHWALNQLDKAIAYMQQDLAVAKSLGDTAGECRAHGNLGSAYFSQGSYKEALTSHRYQLVLAMKCKDTQAAAAALTSLGHVYTAIGDYPNALASHKQCVQLVKQMGDRLQEAREIGNVGAVYLAMGEFDSAVDCHTQHLRLARKLGNQVEEARAYSNLGSSYHYKRNFTQAITYHENVLRIAQQLGDRAIEARAYAGLGHAARCGHDFHQAKRWHEKQLEMALAARDKVGEGRACSNLGIVYQLLGEHDAALKLHQAHLTIARQLQDKAGMGRAYGNIGNAYSAAGFYEQAIKYHKQELIISKEVHDRSAEASTHGNLAVAYQALGAHDMALMHYRAHLNIARELKDTAGEACALLNLGNCLSSRQEFAQAVPYYEQYLMLSQELGDVAAEGKACHFLGYAHYCIGNYREAVRYYDQDLALAKDLQNKMNMGRAYCNLGLAHLALGNTAGALECQKYFLAIAHMTNHLPGKFRALGNIGDVLIRMGDVDEAIKMYQRQLSLARQARERGMEAAACGALGLAHRLLKKFDKALGYHTQELTLRQEMGDLPGECRAHGHLGAVHMALGNYTHAVKCYQEQLERAQELQDSAVEAQAFGNLGIARLNMGHYEDAIGYLEQQLGTLEQVNTPTAQHDRARALGHLGDCYDALGDYHAEAIKCHERHLALSIALQSPRDQERAYRGLGNCYKSVGNLQEALVCLEKRLVVSHELGNPEAKAAAYGDLGSIHSALGNFEQAINCLEHQRDIARELGDRALTSDAISGLGAVFLQMGDYDESLRLHQQDLELCENMNHVVLQARACGNLGSVYESLKNLKESVRYFEKQLSLTTDRLTKAHACLSLGRVYHIMEQIPQAVSFLRQGLAIVQSLNKLEDEARIRYRLGLSLLMSGDEDNARQQMESSAQILESIRSDQVTPEARTNLYNLQTSCYQNLQKILVNLGRNEEALVAAERCRSRMGADSNQSAENSLNNRKTLLTCSEYIFDTVNKSKTNIIYYSLAGMELYAWFLSPQKRIVRFHVAKIDEQALQMKKKPTAAEAGDKTDTLLAQYINFVRDNLGVNSGNVLQEGDGSGWKSSNENLIDDFTNERAGFLRMVNRNHLLNSSNYSLSSLFSLGSVGGSVASLQGSTRSIGSLQGSTRSRRSNMLPPWQGPSCLHVLYNLLLAPFEDLLPDINTTSRIGRRELILVLEKELYLVPFAILRSGDESGEYLSERCSLLTVPSLHTLRQKSRIKTREPAEGLNSALVIGGPKIPTSLSETWGWSESPASLQEAAMVSDMLNTKPLVSSSATKEAIVSELSAAECVHFAANVSWKLGAVILSPGEVLDSQTQKRFYPNASGEIENDEDNNDLSSSNMEIPPLSDFILSAADLLAMKLSAKLVVLSSYHSVEPITGSGVANLAGSWLFAGTGAVLVSLWPVPETAAKILLRAFYSALLQGTRAAKALAEAMQTVQHTKHFAHPANWAGFILIGGNVRLSNKVALIGQALCELMRTPDKCRDALRVCLHLVEKSLQRIHRGQKNAMYTTQKSIENKAGPVIGWKDLLMAVGFRFEPAANGIPSSVFFPQTDPEDRLSQCSASLQALLGLSPTTLHAMSKLVNNADIADEIIGVMRNVVTQFPSKGTIDNESIDIPLSVRLWRVSGCHELLASLGFDLMEVGQDQVTLRTGKQANRRNCQFVLQSLLALFDTQEAPKSLGIESSSSSESLNEDTSDDAPAKAPSPTPTAPEQQRSVSPAVTVKSQASYNFPRPPLPFRRVPFLSTRSAFISYVRRRGEPDGGQTEASAQVPLGNQQAQAQAQSSNGASSNLDSSLANTTDSELSDGYTTQQILMKSDHLAKGLGYSSLRGTIKVSRPGGGGESDAAFTPSPPVTLQNVDPNVSLALAHQTRIRNLYTNNGIGNYGHESTREIHHHQNPNLRRPDSSSSASSATDWEGSGHATVLRRANQGGHHNLPPLPPPRQTLPMVDSLRPLAPLAPVYNNITGGTLGKSQPNGKGLNVLESTSSDSEFERSFDLPSASSTATISSKLTSLAHSLQSMRTRKLKMQPAQQPPQPMIMSRKMVDQFAFMDRLSCRTEISSSSLSNHAAPPRKPLSTLPDDERTLNLNASKLYFNPTEAEIIPLTETSADLGLSKAPSASMSSNVASTSSSSKEKATSKNIQDSILRHMSREMTPTISEVYHERNIGLGLAPSLSKLLLSKNYDDSPDIKASTAASMLNKPSALTVGNLAEAMNEIEMNATTSTKLEEGQCNICNSPSDLLCGCSSTSTVAAVAAMTAALGATTITKKSNSKPWLSNVTPNIVKPGDLTTADILEQQKQLKSTVSGLTSNMSSSTENSLSTVVKRGGSPFSDLSRRDEGDGRSVADSQCSGSFRTDITGSTVTTTSKSQQSQIAVSVHPSASGVQQNGSHVASQQPPQQQLQQQQQQQQSVPAQPAIAGVQQATNPNQRSKYIIDT; encoded by the exons ATGAGGGCACACAAGTTTCAACTGTCCGAGTTTATTTTTTCG aacGAACCGGAAGGCACGCCGGAACTACCGGCCGCCAATCGAGCGCTATTCCTGGAGAAAGTGCGGCAATCAAACACTGCCTGCCAAAATGGGGACTTTACCACGGCAGTGCAGCTGTACACGGACGCGTTATCGTTGGACCCCAGTAATCACATCCTCTACAGTAATCGATCGGCAGCACGGCTCAAGCAAGGCCAGTTTGCGTTGGCTCTTCAGGATGCCACCAGGGCACGGGAGCTGTGCCCACAGTGGCCGAAGGCTTACTTCCGTCAGGGAGTAGCGCTTCAGTGTCTTGGTCGCTACGGTGAGGCACTTGCAGCTTTCAGTTCAGGGTTAGCCCAGGATCCCAACTCAAAACAGCTACTGGCAGGGCTGGTGGAAGCATCAATCAAGAGTCCGCTGCGTCATGCTTTGGAGCCAACGTTCCAGCAGTTGAAAGCGATGAAATTGGATCAATCGCCATTCGTAGTGATATCAGTGGTGGGTCAGGAACTTCTCGGTGCTGGTCAGTATCATTCAGCGGTTACAGTGCTCGAATCAGCCCTACGAATAGGATCATGCTCGCTCAAACTGCGAGGTTCAGTGTTTAGTGCTCTTAGTTCAGCCCATTGGGCTTTGAATCAGTTGGATAAAGCGATTGCCTACATGCAGCAGGATTTAGCCGTAGCGAAAAGCCTCGGCGATACGGCTGGAGAGTGTCGAGCGCATGGAAATCTTGGATCAGCCTATTTCAGTCAAGGATCATACAAGGAAGCATTGACGTCTCATCGCTACCAATTAGTGCTGGCAATGAAGTGTAAAGATACTCAAGCAGCTGCTGCGGCTCTGACTTCTTTGGGACACGTATACACCGCCATCGGAGATTATCCGAATGCGCTAGCTTCACACAAACAGTGCGTACAGTTGGTGAAACAAATGGGTGATCGGTTGCAGGAAGCTCGCGAGATCGGTAACGTCGGTGCAGTCTACCTTGCCATGGGAGAATTCGACTCCGCTGTCGATTGTCACACACAGCACCTTCGGCTAGCAAGAAAACTCGGGAATCAAGTGGAAGAAGCCCGCGCCTACAGTAACCTCGGGTCAAGCTACCACTACAAACGAAACTTCACCCAAGCGATAACCTATCACGAAAACGTTCTTCGGATAGCTCAACAACTCGGCGATCGAGCCATCGAGGCCCGTGCATATGCTGGATTGGGTCACGCAGCTCGCTGTGGCCACGATTTCCACCAAGCCAAACGGTGGCACGAAAAACAACTGGAAATGGCATTAGCCGCTCGAGATAAGGTCGGCGAAGGTCGAGCCTGTTCGAACCTCGGAATCGTTTATCAACTGCTAGGCGAACACGATGCCGCCCTGAAACTTCATCAAGCTCATCTGACAATCGCCCGGCAGCTGCAGGATAAAGCGGGAATGGGTCGTGCCTATGGCAACATTGGCAACGCCTACTCCGCCGCCGGATTCTACGAACAAGCCATCAAATACCACAAACAGGAACTAATAATTAGCAAAGAAGTGCACGATCGCAGCGCGGAAGCCTCCACTCATGGAAACTTGGCCGTTGCCTATCAGGCACTGGGTGCCCACGACATGGCACTTATGCACTATCGAGCCCACTTGAACATTGCTCGCGAACTTAAAGACACGGCCGGTGAAGCCTGCGCTCTACTAAACCTCGGAAATTGCCTTAGCTCCCGACAGGAGTTCGCCCAAGCCGTACCGTACTACGAACAGTATCTGATGCTCTCACAGGAACTGGGAGATGTCGCCGCTGAAGGAAAGGCATGTCATTTTCTCGGATACGCCCACTATTGTATCGGAAATTACCGCGAAGCGGTTCGATACTACGATCAGGATCTGGCCCTAGCAAAGGATCTACAGAACAAAATGAACATGGGTCGAGCTTACTGCAACTTGGGACTGGCTCATCTAGCCTTAGGAAATACGGCTGGGGCTTTGGAATGTCAGAAGTACTTCCTAGCGATCGCTCACATGACCAATCACCTACCGGGGAAGTTCCGTGCACTGGGTAACATCGGTGACGTGCTGATACGAATGGGTGACGTGGATGAGGCCATTAAGATGTACCAACGTCAACTTTCGTTGGCAAGGCAGGCACGCGAACGTGGTATGGAAGCTGCCGCTTGTGGAGCCCTTGGACTGGCTCACCGGTTGTTGAAGAAGTTTGACAAAGCGTTGGGTTATCACACGCAGGAACTAACGCTACGGCAGGAGATGGGAGATCTTCCGGGAGAGTGTCGTGCCCACGGACATCTCGGAGCGGTGCATATGGCTCTGGGGAATTATACGCATGCCGTAAAGTGCTACCAGGAACAACTGGAACGTGCACAGGAGCTGCAGGATTCTGCGGTGGAGGCGCAGGCTTTCGGGAACTTGGGCATTGCTCGCTTGAATATGGGACACTATGAGGATGCCATTGGATATCTGGAACAGCAGTTGGGAACGTTGGAGCAGGTCAATACGCCAACAGCGCAGCATGACAGAGCGAGAGCGCTAGGGCACTTGGGAGATTGCTACGATGCTTTGGGGGATTACCACGCCGAAGCGATCAAATGTCACGAGCGACACCTCGCGCTATCGATTGCACTGCAGAGTCCGCGAGATCAGGAACGTGCCTATAGAGGGTTGGGAAATTGCTACAAATCAGTCGGAAACCTTCAGGAAGCTTTGGTGTGTCTGGAGAAACGATTGGTTGTGTCCCACGAGTTGGGCAATCCGGAAGCGAAAGCAGCTGCCTACGGTGATTTGGGTAGTATTCACAGTGCACTCGGGAACTTTGAACAAGCGATCAACTGTTTGGAACACCAGCGAGATATCGCAAGGGAACTGGGCGATCGGGCGTTAACTTCCGACGCGATCAGTGGTTTAGGAGCGGTCTTTCTGCAGATGGGAGACTATGACGAATCGCTTCGTTTGCATCAACAGGATTTGGAGTTGTGCGAGAATATGAACCACGTCGTACTGCAGGCGAGAGCTTGCGGCAATCTGGGTTCGGTGTATGAATCACtgaagaatttgaaggaatcggtGCGATACTTCGAGAAGCAGCTATCGCTGACGACCGATCGTTTGACGAAGGCTCATGCTTGTTTGTCGCTGGGAAGAGTCTATCACATTATGGAGCAAATACCGCAAGCGGTTAGCTTCTTACGGCAAGGTCTTGCCATTGTCCAGTCTCTGAACAAGTTGGAAGATGAAGCGCGCATTCGCTATCGGTTGGGACTGTCGCTGCTGATGTCCGGAGATGAAGACAATGCTCGACAACAGATGGAGAGTTCAGCTCAGATTTTGGAATCGATTAGAAGTGACCAGGTGACGCCAGAGGCGCGAACTAATCTGTACAATTTGCAGACGTCCTGCTATCAGAACTTGCAGAAGATTCTGGTTAACTTGGGACGTAACGAGGAGGCTCTGGTAGCGGCGGAACGGTGTCGCTCGCGAATGGGGGCAGATTCTAACCAGAGCGCggaaaattctttgaataaTAGAAAAACGTTGCTGACTTGCAGCGAATATATCTTCGATACCGTCAACAAGAGCAAAACCAATATCATTTACTACAGTTTGGCCGGGATGGAACTGTACGCGTGGTTCCTGTCTCCGCAAAAACGAATCGTGCGTTTCCACGTGGCGAAAATTGACGAGCAAGCGCTGCAGATGAAAAAGAAACCGACGGCGGCTGAGGCCGGCGATAAAACGGATACCCTGCTGGCACAGTACATCAATTTCGTTCGGGACAATTTGGGTGTGAACTCCGGGAATGTCCTGCAAGAAGGTGACGGCAGCGGTTGGAAGTCGTCGAACGAGAATTTGATCGACGATTTCACCAACGAACGGGCCGGTTTTCTGCGGATGGTCAACCGAAATCATTTGCTGAACTCGAGCAACTACTCGCTGAGTTCCCTGTTCAGCTTGGGAAGCGTCGGTGGTTCGGTGGCCAGCTTGCAAGGATCGACAAG ATCCATTGGAAGCCTCCAGGGTTCGACCAGATCTAGACGTTCAAATATGCTTCCTCCATGGCAGGGACCGTCCTGTTTACATGTACTGTACAATTTGTTACTCGCGCCGTTTGAAGATTTGCTTCCGGATATCAATACTA CATCCCGCATCGGACGACGCGAGCTTATTTTGGTTCTGGAGAAAGAACTCTACCTGGTACCGTTCGCTATTCTACGCAGTGGAGATGAATCGGGGGAATACCTTTCCGAGAGATGTTCGCTACTGACCGTACCCTCACTACACACGCTGAGACAAAAAAGCAGAATCAAGACCCGAGAACCTG CGGAAGGCCTTAACAGTGCACTGGTAATCGGAGGTCCAAAAATCCCAACGTCCCTCTCGGAAACATGGGGCTGGAGTGAATCACCAGCCTCGTTACAGGAAGCCGCCATGGTGTCGGACATGCTAAACACAAAACCACTGGTTTCATCCAGCGCAACAAAGGAAGCGATTGTCTCCGAATTATCAGCAGCGGAATGCGTCCATTTTGCGGCCAATGTAAGCTGGAAACTGGGTGCTGTTATTCTAAGTCCAGGCGAGGTTCTGGACTCCCAGACGCAAAAGCGATTCTATCCGAACGCTTCCGGCGAAATAGAAAATGACGAAGACAACAACGATTTATCTTCATCCAACATGGAGATTCCACCGCTGTCGGACTTCATACTTAGCGCCGCGGATCTTCTGGCTATGAAACTAAGCGCAAAGTTGGTCGTACTAAGCTCGTAtcattcagttgaaccaatcacgGGAAGCGGAGTAGCTAATCTAGCCGGTAGTTGGCTGTTTGCCGGCACTGGTGCAGTGCTAGTTTCCCTGTGGCCTGTTCCGGAAACGGCGGCAAAGATCCTGCTAAGAGCGTTCTACTCGGCCCTACTACAGGGAACCCGTGCCGCAAAGGCCCTAGCCGAAGCCATGCAAACGGTTCAACATACGAAGCATTTCGCTCATCCTGCGAACTGGGCAGGCTTCATTCTGATTGGAGGGAACGTCCGTCTTTCCAACAAGGTAGCCCTCATTGGACAAGCTCTTTGTGAGCTTATGCGAACTCCGGACAAGTGTCGCGATGCTTTGCGCGTCTGCCTGCACTTGGTAGAGAAGAGTTTACAACGAATCCACCGTGGACAGAAGAACGCCATGTATACGACTCAGAAGAGTATAGAAAATAAGGCCGGCCCGGTCATTGGATGGAAAGATCTGCTAATGGCGGTCGGTTTCCGGTTCGAACCAGCGGCCAATGGTATTCCGTCCAGTGTGTTTTTCCCGCAGACCGATCCAGAGGATCGATTGTCTCAATGTTCGGCCAGTTTGCAAGCTTTGCTTGGCTTATCGCCTACAACCCTCCACGCAATGTCAAAACTAGTAAACAACGCGGATATTGCAGATGAAATCATCGGCGTCATGAGAAACGTGGTTACCCAGTTCCCATCGAAGGGAACGATCGACAACGAAAGCATCGATATTCCTCTCAGTGTTCGACTGTGGAGAGTTTCCGGTTGTCACGAACTGCTTGCCTCGTTAGGTTTTGATCTGATGGAAGTCGGTCAAGATCAAGTTACACTCCGCACCGGCAAACAGGCGAATCGTAGGAACTGCCAATTCGTCCTACAATCGTTGCTAGCTCTGTTCG ACACTCAAGAGGCTCCAAAGAGTCTAGGAATCGAATCCAGCAGCAGCTCTGAATCGTTAAACGAAGACACCTCCGATGACGCTCCAGCTAAGGCACCTAGCCCAACACCCACAGCCCCTGAACAGCAGCGAAGCGTATCTCCAGCGGTGACCGTGAAAAGCCAAGCCAGTTACAACTTTCCCCGACCCCCGCTGCCATTTCGGCGTGTTCCGTTCCTGAGCACCCGCAGCGCTTTTATTTCGTATGTCCGCAGACGGGGCGAACCAGACGGTGGACAAACGGAGGCTTCCGCCCAGGTACCGCTAGGAAACCAACAGGCACAAGCTCAAGCACAATCAAGCAACGGAGCTTCGAGCAACCTGGATTCCAGTTTGGCGAACACAACCGACAGCGAACTCTCCGATGGCTACACCACCCAACAGATACTGATGAAGAGCGACCATCTGGCCAAAGGTTTAGGATACTCGAGCCTTAGAGGCACCATCAAGGTCAGCCGCCCGGGTGGTGGAGGAGAAAGTGATGCTGCATTCACGCCAAGTCCCCCGGTAACACTGCAGAACGTCGATCCAAATGTTTCATTGGCATTAGCACACCAAACCCGAATCCGTAACCTGTACACAAACAACGGAATCGGAAACTACGGTCACGAATCCACCCGAGAAATACATCACCATCAGAATCCTAACCTGCGACGTCCGGACAGTTCTAGCTCTGCCAGTTCTGCTACCGATTGGGAAGGATCCGGACACGCTACCGTGCTTCGGCGAGCTAACCAAGGAGGCCATCACAACCTGCCGCCACTTCCACCACCCCGACAAACACTTCCGATGGTTGACAGTCTTCGGCCACTGGCCCCCTTAGCTCCAGTTTACAACAACATCACCGGTGGAACTCTCGGAAAATCTCAACCCAACGGTAAAGGCCTAAACGTTCTCGAATCCACCAGTTCCGACTCGGAATTCGAACGTAGCTTCGATCTGCCATCAGCTTCCAGTACCGCTACCATCAGCAGCAAACTGACGAGCCTGGCGCATAGTCTTCAGAGCATGCGAACTCGTAAGTTGAAGATGCAACCAGCGCAGCAACCGCCACAGCCAATGATTATGTCCCGCAAAATGGTCGACCAGTTTGCCTTCATGGATCGTCTCAGCTGCCGAACAGAGATTTCCTCCTCTAGCTTAAGCAATCACGCAGCTCCTCCACGAAAACCCCTATCCACTCTGCCAGACGACGAACGAACGCTCAATTTGAACGCCAGCAAACTGTACTTCAACCCAACCGAGGCGGAAATAATTCCTCTAACGGAAACTTCCGCCGACCTTGGACTAAGCAAAGCACCGTCCGCCAGTATGTCATCTAATGTAGCTTCCACTAGTAGCAGCAGTAAGGAAAAAGCCACCAGCAAAAACATACAGGACTCAATTCTACGCCACATGAGCCGCGAAATGACTCCGACCATCTCGGAAGTCTACCACGAGCGCAACATCGGACTTGGTTTAGCCCCGTCCCTGTCCAAGCTACTGCTAAGCAAAAACTACGACGATTCACCCGATATCAAAGCATCGACTGCAGCGTCCATGCTGAACAAACCAAGCGCTCTAACCGTCGGCAACCTAGCCGAAGCCATGAATGAAATCGAAATGAATGCCACCACGTCCACGAAACTGGAGGAAGGTCAGTGCAATATCTGCAACAGCCCGTCGGATCTCCTATGTGGATGTAGCAGCACTTCTACCGTAGCAGCTGTCGCTGCCATGACCGCTGCCCTCGGCGCCACAACCATCACCAAGAAATCCAACTCAAAACCCTGGCTCAGCAACGTTACTCCCAACATTGTCAAACCCGGTGACCTCACCACGGCAGATATTCTCGAGCAGCAGAAACAGCTCAAATCGACCGTAAGTGGTTTAACCAGTAACATGTCCTCCTCAACGGAGAACTCCCTCTCCACGGTGGTAAAACGAGGTGGCAGTCCCTTTTCCGATCTGTCCCGCCGGGACGAAGGAGACGGCCGAAGCGTAGCGGATTCCCAGTGTTCCGGTAGCTTCCGGACTGACATTACCGGTTCGACGGTAACTACCACTTCCAAAAGTCAGCAATCGCAAATAGCGGTTAGCGTGCATCCAAGCGCCAGTGGAGTTCAGCAGAATGGCAGCCATGTTGCATCGCAGCAACCGCCACAGCAGCAgctgcagcagcagcaacaacaacaacaatctgTTCCCGCACAACCGGCGATTGCCGGAGTGCAACAAGCGACGAACCCTAACCAGCGAAGCAAATATATTATAGATACGTAA